TCGCCCTGGCCGAGGGGCTGCAGAACGCTCTCTGGTCGCTCGGCGGTGTACCGGCCGATCATCGTAGCGACAGCCTGTCGGCCGCATTCCGCAACCTGGACCGCGAAGCCGCCGAGGATGCCACTCGCCGCTACGAAGAGCTCTGCGCCCACTACGGCATGAGCGCCAGCCGGAATAACCGCGGTGTCGCCCACGAGAACGGCAGCATCGAAAGTCCCCATGGCCACCTCAAGCGCGCGGTGGAGGATGCGCTGCTGTTACGCGGCAGCCGCGACTTCGCCGACCTGTCGGCCTACCGCCGCTTCATCGACGAGGTCGTGGGCCAGCAGAACGCCCGCCGGATGAAGGAAGTCGCGGTGGAGCGGGATGCCCTCAAACCCTTGCCCCCCGACCGAAGCCGCGACTTCGAACGAACCATCGTCTGTGTCACCTCCAGCGGCGGCTTCACCCTGCGCAAGGTGTTCTACACGGTACCCTCGCGCCTGATCGGGCATCGCCTGCGGGTTCATCTGTTCGATGATCGGCTCGACTGCTTTTTAGGAGGAACGCACGTGCTGAGCCTGCCGCGTGGACGCTCGCGCGGGAACGGCAAGCATGGCCATGTCGTGGATTACCGCCACGTCATCCACGCCCTGCGGCGCAAGCCGATGGCGCTGCTCAATCTCGTCTACCGTGACCAGCTGTTCCCTCGCCAAGCCTACGCCCGGGCCTTCGAGGCCTTGCTGGCTGCCGGCGACGAGCGGCGGGCTTGCGCCACCACGGTGGAGTTGCTGTCGCTGGCCCACGAACGGGGCTGCGAAGCCGCTTTGGCCCAACTCCTGGAGATCGAATTGGCGACCGGCCGGTTGCCTGACTTGCAGGATTTGCGCGAGCGCTTCCAGGCTCCCACCGCCGCCCTCACCACCGTCACCGTCGATCTCGTGCCGCTCAGCGTCTATGACGAGCTGGGCACCGTTCGCCCGGGAGAACCAGCATGACCGCGGCCGATCCTATCGACGCCGCCCGCCTGTCGCTGGCGCTCGGCGATCTGCGCCTGCCGGCCATCAAGCTGATCTGGCCCGACTTCGCCGCACGAGCCGACAAGGAGGGCTGGCCTGCTGCCCGCTTCCTGGCCGCCCTAACCGAACATGAGATCGCTGAGCGTGCCCGTCGGCGCGTCGAGCGTCACCTCGACGAAGCCCGCCTGCCGCCCGGCAAGACCCTGGAGAGCTTCGAGTTCGACGCGGTGCCCATGGTTAGCAAGGCCCAGGTGATGGCCCTAGTTGCCGGCGACAGCTGGTTGGAGAAAGGCGCCAATTTGATCCTGTTCGGGCCACCCGGCGGGGGCAAGTCGCATCTGGCCGCCGCCATCGGCTACGCCCTGGTGGAAAATGGCTGGCGCGTGCTGTTCGCCCGGACCACCGATCTGGTGCAGAAGCTGCAGATCGCCCGACGTGACCTAAGCTTGGAGTCGGCGATCGCCAAGCTGGACAAATACCACCTGCTGATCCTCGATGACTTCGCCTACGTCGCCAAGGATCAAGCGGAGACCAGCGTCATCTTTGAGCTGATTGGCACTCGGTACGAGCGGCGCTCCTTGTTGATCACGGCAAACCAGCCCTTCGGCGACTGGGGCAAGATCTTTCCCAGCCAAGCCATGACGCTGGCTGCCATCGACCGGCTGGTTCATCACGCCACCATCTTCGAGATGAACGTCGAAAGCTACCGCCGACGAGCAGCACTGGAGAGAAAACGAGGACCTGGACGCCCGCCCTCGCGCGCGACAATCAACTCCAACCTGATTGACGCTCCGCGACAGGACCCTTGAAACCCGCCTACTGCAGCGTCAATCATGCTCCTGCCGCGACCCCAGACCGTCTCATCCTGATTGTCGCGCTCTCCATCCTGATTGTCGCGCCATACGCCGCACCGCCTCCAAAGCCAGCGGGGAGATCGGCGGCGCTGCCTTGCCGCGTCGCTTGTTGGCGGCGATGTCGGCCAACTCGAAGAACTTCCGGCGGGCGTGAGCCCAGCACAGAGCCTCGGTCACGGGCTGCGGCTGGCGGCTCGCGTCGTAAAGGCGGTTGTACCCAGCATAGGCGTCGGCCTGCAGCACTCCAGCCCACCCGGCCAGATGCGCCTCGGGATGCCCGCCGCCACGGTCGCGGGAGTAACGGAACAGCGCTGCCGGCGCCGCCTCGCCGCCGAACGGCCGGTCATCGCGCACATAGACCCAGATGCGGCCGGTGTCGGTCTTGCCCTTGGCCAGAACCGGCACGGTCGTATCGTCTCCGTGCAGACGGTCCGCCGCCAACACATGCGCCTCGAGCCGGTCGATCAGCGGCTTCAGCACCCCACACGCCGTCCCCACCTGGTCGGCCGCGGTGGACAGGCTGATCTCCATGCCTTCCCTGGCGAAGCGTTCGCACTGGCGGTTCAGCGGCTGATGCTGGCCGAACTTCTCGAACAGCAGCGTGGCCAGCAGGTTCGGCCCCGCCCAACCGCGCGGGGTGGTGTGGAACGGCGCCGGCGGCTGGCTGATCGTCTCGCAGTCCCGGCAGGAGAATTTCTCACGCACCGTCTGGATGATCTTCCAGCGTGCGGGGATGCGCTCGGCCGTCTCGGTGATGCTTTCGCCCAGCTTGCACAGCCGGGTCGAGCCGCAGCACGGACACACCGTCGGCACTGGAATGATGACGCGCTCGCGCGGCAGGTGGGCCGGGAACGGCTTTCTCGTCGGCGTTTTGCGGGCGGGTCCAACTTGGCCCGTCACCTTGGCCGCCTGTTCCGCCGCCAGATCGTCCTCACTGGCGGAGGCTTCCGCCTCCTCCAACTGAAATTCAAGCTGGTCGAGAAGCCGGGATGTCCGCTCCGAGCGCCGGCCGTAGAGGTCGCGCTGGAGTTTCTCGATCTGGAGCTTCAGGGTGGCAATCAGCGCCTGATCGCCGGAACGCTCGGCCCGTGCCTGGGCGGCGTCCGCCTCGGCCGACACCGCTCGCCCGCGCGCTTCGATCAGCGCGGCGCGCAGGGCGTCGATGGTGTCGGGCAGGGCGTCCATGGGGCCGGATTATACCCTGAAGCCCGCATCAATCCTTGCTTTTCCTCCCCGATGGCGGCGGGCTGATTCATTGTGCCGCAGCCTATCCGGCCGAGCGCGGCCTCCAGGTTTGCTGGGGATTGCGCCAGTCGATCGCGTCGAGCAGATAGGCGAACTGGGAAGCGGAAATGGCCACGGCTCCGTCAGCCGGACTGGGCCAAATGAACCGGCCTCGCTCAAGCCTCTTGGCGTACAGCGACATGCCGAGCCCGTCGTGCCACAGGCACTTCACCATGTCGCCGCGACGCCCACGAAAAACGTATAGATCGCCGGCATGGGGGTCGCGGCCAAGCCCTTCCTGGACCTTCAGCGCCAGCGAGTTCATCCCGCAACGCATGTCGGTGACCCCGCCGGCCAGCCAGACCCGGACGCCTGACGGCACCGGGATCATGCCGACTGCCCAGACAGCGCGGCGATCACCGTTCCGACCAGAGCCGGATCGGCCGAGCCGATGATCCGCAGACGGGCGGTCGTGAACTCAACCTCGATGATGCCGGCGGGCGGAGTGCAGGAGGCCGGGGCCGGTTCCGGCGCGTCCTCCGGCGACGGCTCATCGGTGGCGACGGTGATCGGCATGAAGGCCGGCAGCCGGGGTTGCGGACCGAAGAACTGGCGGCGCCAGCGGTACAGCAGGCTGACGTCCACGCCTTGGCGTCGGGCAACCTCAGTCGCTTTGACGCCGGGCTGGAACGCTTCTTCGACCAGCCGCAGCTTCTCCTCGTCAGTGAACTGCCGCCGCTTCTCCAGACCCGTAATCACCTCGACGCGTTGGATAGTCATAGGGACTGCCATAGGGATAGCCATAGGGACAGGCCCCATGATTCAGCTTCCCAACTCCGTCACAAGGCGGCACTCGGCGGAGGGGTACAGTTGACCGCCTCGCCTTCGGCCGGACGTCTTTGCGCGGTTTGTTCCGACGAGGATGGCGATGAGGCGGTCGAGCGAGCACCAAGAGATCCTAAAGGGCCGTTATCGGATTGAGAATTGGGCGGCTTCTGACGCTGCA
The Azospirillum sp. TSA2s DNA segment above includes these coding regions:
- the istA gene encoding IS21 family transposase, whose translation is MRLYMKYRSSNTPAIAAAKAGFSPATAYRIDQDPSPPSTKKTPRGRRRPDPLADFWDSEVVPMLKAAPGLRAIAVFAEIRRRHPDLSESVRRTLERRIRAWRAVNGPDQDVIFRQDHEPGRMGLSDFTDMATLAVTIAQQPLDHRLYHFRLAYSGWEHAHVVLGGESFVALAEGLQNALWSLGGVPADHRSDSLSAAFRNLDREAAEDATRRYEELCAHYGMSASRNNRGVAHENGSIESPHGHLKRAVEDALLLRGSRDFADLSAYRRFIDEVVGQQNARRMKEVAVERDALKPLPPDRSRDFERTIVCVTSSGGFTLRKVFYTVPSRLIGHRLRVHLFDDRLDCFLGGTHVLSLPRGRSRGNGKHGHVVDYRHVIHALRRKPMALLNLVYRDQLFPRQAYARAFEALLAAGDERRACATTVELLSLAHERGCEAALAQLLEIELATGRLPDLQDLRERFQAPTAALTTVTVDLVPLSVYDELGTVRPGEPA
- the istB gene encoding IS21-like element helper ATPase IstB: MTAADPIDAARLSLALGDLRLPAIKLIWPDFAARADKEGWPAARFLAALTEHEIAERARRRVERHLDEARLPPGKTLESFEFDAVPMVSKAQVMALVAGDSWLEKGANLILFGPPGGGKSHLAAAIGYALVENGWRVLFARTTDLVQKLQIARRDLSLESAIAKLDKYHLLILDDFAYVAKDQAETSVIFELIGTRYERRSLLITANQPFGDWGKIFPSQAMTLAAIDRLVHHATIFEMNVESYRRRAALERKRGPGRPPSRATINSNLIDAPRQDP
- the tnpB gene encoding IS66 family insertion sequence element accessory protein TnpB (TnpB, as the term is used for proteins encoded by IS66 family insertion elements, is considered an accessory protein, since TnpC, encoded by a neighboring gene, is a DDE family transposase.) translates to MIPVPSGVRVWLAGGVTDMRCGMNSLALKVQEGLGRDPHAGDLYVFRGRRGDMVKCLWHDGLGMSLYAKRLERGRFIWPSPADGAVAISASQFAYLLDAIDWRNPQQTWRPRSAG
- a CDS encoding transposase, translating into MTIQRVEVITGLEKRRQFTDEEKLRLVEEAFQPGVKATEVARRQGVDVSLLYRWRRQFFGPQPRLPAFMPITVATDEPSPEDAPEPAPASCTPPAGIIEVEFTTARLRIIGSADPALVGTVIAALSGQSA